In Brachypodium distachyon strain Bd21 chromosome 2, Brachypodium_distachyon_v3.0, whole genome shotgun sequence, one genomic interval encodes:
- the LOC100823460 gene encoding E3 SUMO-protein ligase MMS21: protein MSSAAMKLANAADASSEEAQSLIADMRKAVNTMRSIAVEFEKANMSDKVKEVEKEMLELLASYEDCAFLAEAVKAVPQIYQPSDQPTDFKRLIEAEVTKIKGNSRVSGHCQQLVRQFREAVWDVHHAGQPMPGDEQEELVMTSTQRNVLNIKCPITMKPIIELTDPVRCTECRHIYDKNPIMSYIRNNKPPRCPIAGCPKMLHTGNVVCDSMLRVEIDEFRSSGAADSIASDVEDISDLNDDEEEPMDEDSDHL from the exons atgtCGTCGGCGGCCATGAAGCTCGCCAACGCTGCTGACGCTAGCTCGGAGGAGGCCCAATCTCTCATCGCG GACATGCGCAAGGCCGTCAACACCATGAGGTCCATCGCCGTCGAGTTCGAGAAGGCAAATATGTCCGATAAG gtgAAGGAGGTCGAGAAGGAAATGCTGGAGCTCTTGGCTTCGTACGAGGACTGCGCATTCCTCGCCGAGGCGGTCAAGGCGGTGCCTCAGATATACCAGCCGTCTGATCAG CCTACGGATTTCAAAAGGCTAATTGAGGCGGAGGTTACCAAAATCAAGGGTAACTCACGAGTGTCGGGACATTGCCAGCAGCTCGTTCGGCAGTTCAGAGAGGCTGTTTGG GATGTTCATCATGCAGGTCAGCCCATGCCTGGAGACGAACAAGAGGAGCTCGTTATGACTAGCACCCAGAGGAACGTCCTAAATATCAAATGCCCAATAACTATGAAGCCTATAATTGAGTTGACAGATCCAGTTCGCTG TACGGAGTGCAGACACATATATGACAAGAATCCTATTATGAGTTACATCAGAAACAACAAACCTCCGCGGTGCCCTATTGCAG GTTGCCCGAAGATGTTACACACAGGGAATGTTGTCTGCGATTCCATGCTCCGAGTCGAAATCGATGAGTTCCGTTCATCAGGGGCAGCTGATTCAATTGCTTCAGATGTAGAGGATATCTCGGACTTGAatgatgacgaggaggagccaATGGATGAGGACAGCGACCATTTGTAA
- the LOC100823758 gene encoding auxin response factor 15, whose product MAGIDLNTVEEDEEESAAAAAGTGGDCSSSLHSQGSSAATASASASATPPPPPPPRQQAWPPSAVCLELWHACAGPVAPMPRKGSVVVYFPQGHLEQLGGDAAAANAPVPPHVFCRVVDVSLHADASTDEVYAQLSLLPENEEAVRRKREGAEEGSGGEDGETGKQRFSRMPHMFCKTLTASDTSTHGGFSVPRRAAEDCFPPLDYSQQRPSQELAAKDLHGTEWKFRHIYRGQPRRHLLTTGWSAFVNKKKLVSGDAVLFLRGDDGELRLGVRRAAQLKTGSAFPGLYSQCSNLGTLANVAHAVATKGMFRIYYNPRLSQSEFIVPYWKFTKSLSQPFSVGLRFKMRYESEDAAERRYTGIITGTGDADPMWRGSKWKCLLVRWDDDVECRRPNRVSPWEIELTSSASGSHLATPASKRLKPCLSHVNPEYMVPHGGGRPDFVESAQFRKVLQGQELLGYRTHDGTAVATSRPCEARNSQYIDERSCSNDVGNSVLGIPRLGARTPYGNPGFPYHCSGFRESQRFQKVLQGQEVFHPYRGSLVDARIRSSGIHQQDGPYAPGAANKWHSQLHGCAFRGPPAPVLPSQSASSPPSVLMFQQANSKVSRFEFGHGHLDMNEDDRHARFDSTEGVGRSAQTLSLRPHLAAEVMDGHVAVENKSVGTNSCKIFGISLAEKVRARDEMGCGDANYPSSVQSLKQQVPKSLGSSCATVHEQRPVVGRAIDVQQWI is encoded by the exons ATGGCGGGGATCGACCTCAACacggtggaggaggacgaggaggagtcggcggcggcagcggcgggtaCCGGCGGCgactgctcctcctcgctccacAGCCAGGGGAGCTCCGCGGCCACGGCGTCGGCGTCAGCTTCGGcgacgcctcctccgccgccgccgccgcggcagcaggCGTGGCCTCCCAGCGCGGTGTGCCTGGAGCTGTGGCACGCGTGCGCGGGGCCCGTGGCGCCGATGCCGCGAAAGGGGAGCGTCGTCGTGTACTTCCCGCAGGGCCACCTCGAGCAgctcggcggcgacgcggcggccgcgaaCGCGCCCGTGCCGCCCCACGTCTTCTGCCGCGTCGTCGACGTCTCGCTCCAT GCGGACGCGTCCACGGACGAGGTGTACGCGCAGCTCTCGCTGCTCCCCGAGAACGAG GAAGCGGTGAGGCGGAAGCGCGAAGGGGCGGAGGaagggagcggcggcgaggacggcgagACCGGCAAGCAGCGGTTCTCGAGGATGCCGCACATGTTCTGCAAGACGCTCACGGCGTCCGACACCAGCACGCACGGCGGCTTCTCCGTGCCGCGCCGTGCTGCCGAGGACTGCTTCCCACCTCTG GATTATAGCCAGCAGCGGCCATCTCAGGAACTCGCAGCCAAGGATTTGCACGGCACGGAGTGGAAGTTCCGCCACATCTATCGAG GCCAGCCGCGCAGGCACCTTCTAACCACCGGATGGAGTGCATTTgtcaacaagaagaagcttgTCTCTGGGGATGCTGTACTATTTTTGCG AGGTGATGATGGAGAGCTAAGACTGGGAGTTCGCCGTGCGGCTCAGCTCAAAACCGGATCTGCTTTTCCGGGGTTATATAGCCAGTGTTCAAATCTTGGTACACTAGCTAATGTTGCACATGCTGTGGCTACAAAAGGCATGTTCCGGATCTACTATAACCCCAG GTTAAGTCAATCTGAATTCATTGTACCCTATTGGAAGTTCACAAAAAGCTTGAGTCAGCCATTTTCTGTTGGTTTGAGGTTTAAAATGAGATATGAAAGTGAAGATGCTGCTGAAAGAAG GTACACAGGGATAATTACTGGAACAGGTGACGCGGACCCTATGTGGCGTGGATCAAAGTGGAAATGTTTGCTG GTAAGGTGGGATGATGATGTTGAGTGTCGACGTCCAAACAGGGTATCTCCCTGGGAGATTGAGCTGACCAGTTCAGCTTCAGGATCCCATCTGGCCACACCGGCTTCAAAGCGACTGAAACCATGTCTTTCCCATGTTAACCCAGAATACATGGTTCCAC aTGGAGGTGGTCGCCCTGATTTTGTGGAATCTGCACAATTCCGCAAGGTCTTGCAAGGTCAAGAATTATTGGGTTACAGAACTCACGATGGTACTGCTGTTGCTACTTCACGGCCATGTGAAGCAAGAAATTCGCAGTACATTGATGAAAGGAGTTGCTCCAATGATGTAGGTAACAGTGTCCTAGGGATTCCAAGACTTGGTGCTAGAACACCATATGGAAACCCAGGGTTTCCCTACCATTGCTCAGGCTTTAGGGAGTCTCAGAGATTCCAAAAGGTCTTGCAAGGTCAAGAAGTTTTCCATCCTTACCGAGGAAGTCTGGTTGATGCACGCATCAGAAGTAGTGGCATTCATCAACAAGATGGTCCATACGCACCTGGTGCGGCAAATAAATGGCATTCACAACTTCATGGGTGCGCTTTTCGAGGGCCACCAGCACCAGTCCTCCCGTCTCAATCAGCATCCTCACCACCTTCTGTCCTAATGTTTCAGCAGGCTAATTCAAAGGTTTCTCGATTTGAATTTGGCCATGGCCACTTGGATATGAATGAGGATGATAGACATGCTAGGTTTGACTCTACTGAAGGTGTTGGAAGATCAGCACAAACATTGTCACTCCGGCCTCATCTTGCTGCAGAAGTGATGGATGGTCATGTTGCAGTTGAGAACAAGAGTGTTGGAACAAACAGCTGCAAAATATTTGGCATCTCCCTTGCAGAGAAGGTTCGAGCAAGAGATGAAATGGGTTGTGGTGATGCCAACTATCCATCTTCAGTCCAGTCCTTGAAGCAACAGGTGCCGAAAtcccttggcagcagttgtgCTACT GTTCATGAGCAAAGGCCTGTTGTTGGCAGGGCGATCGACGTCCAACAATGGATATGA
- the LOC100824070 gene encoding uncharacterized protein LOC100824070 isoform X1, whose amino-acid sequence MSPLRIFGALLIRKISSRRICGQRHFAGGVRGFCFSSRLPMYEKSHVIVAAGFLSLTLGGGIWYLKEDARERVARKKMFVMTEEEAQKEDAMKKRFEEWMIEFKPTYKDKKEAERRYEIFKQNSQRHDEFLASIGKDFPARLNCFGDRHKDEFARDGYQTHPCNSLRRHLPGVFYKCHD is encoded by the exons ATGTCGCCGCTTCGAATCTTCGGCGCTCTCCTCATTAGGAAGATCTCTTCCCGCCGGATATGTGGCCAG AGACACTTTGCTGGCGGTGTGAGGGGATTTTGCTTCTCTAGCAG GTTGCCCATGTATGAGAAGTCGCATGTCATTGTTGCAGCGGGTTTCTTATCTCTCACTCTCGGAGGAGGAATTTGGTATTTGAAAGAGGATGCACGGGAGCGAGTAG CTCGCAAGAAGATGTTTGTTATGACTGAGGAGGAAGCCCAAAAGGAAGACGCCATGAAGAAGAGGTTTGAGGAGTGGATGATTGAGTTCAAACCTACTTACAAGGACAAGAAGGAGGCAGAGAGACGCTATGAGATATTCAAGCAAAATTCTCAGCGACACGATGAGTTTTTGGCGAGCATTGGTAAAGATTTCCCTGCCAGACTAAACTGCTTCGGTGACAGACACAAGGATGAGTTCGCCAGAGATGGTTATCAGACTCATCCCTGCAACAGTCTACGCCGGCATCTTCCAGGTGTCTTCTACAAGTGCCATGACTAG
- the LOC100824070 gene encoding uncharacterized protein LOC100824070 isoform X2: MWPVQRHFAGGVRGFCFSSRLPMYEKSHVIVAAGFLSLTLGGGIWYLKEDARERVARKKMFVMTEEEAQKEDAMKKRFEEWMIEFKPTYKDKKEAERRYEIFKQNSQRHDEFLASIGKDFPARLNCFGDRHKDEFARDGYQTHPCNSLRRHLPGVFYKCHD; encoded by the exons ATGTGGCCAG TGCAGAGACACTTTGCTGGCGGTGTGAGGGGATTTTGCTTCTCTAGCAG GTTGCCCATGTATGAGAAGTCGCATGTCATTGTTGCAGCGGGTTTCTTATCTCTCACTCTCGGAGGAGGAATTTGGTATTTGAAAGAGGATGCACGGGAGCGAGTAG CTCGCAAGAAGATGTTTGTTATGACTGAGGAGGAAGCCCAAAAGGAAGACGCCATGAAGAAGAGGTTTGAGGAGTGGATGATTGAGTTCAAACCTACTTACAAGGACAAGAAGGAGGCAGAGAGACGCTATGAGATATTCAAGCAAAATTCTCAGCGACACGATGAGTTTTTGGCGAGCATTGGTAAAGATTTCCCTGCCAGACTAAACTGCTTCGGTGACAGACACAAGGATGAGTTCGCCAGAGATGGTTATCAGACTCATCCCTGCAACAGTCTACGCCGGCATCTTCCAGGTGTCTTCTACAAGTGCCATGACTAG